A part of Capsicum annuum cultivar UCD-10X-F1 chromosome 6, UCD10Xv1.1, whole genome shotgun sequence genomic DNA contains:
- the LOC107873358 gene encoding uncharacterized protein LOC107873358 isoform X2: MDGRRITASPRPCCGRRVVAKKRPRGGMDGFVNSVKKLQRREIGSKRDRSFSMSDAQERFRNIHLQEEYDTHDPKGHCAMVLPFLKKRSKIIEIVAARDIVFALAQSGVCAAFSRESNRRICFLNVSPDEVIRSLFYNKNNDSLITVSVYASDNFSSLKCRTTRIEYIRRGKPDAGFALFESESLKWPGFVEFDDVNGKVLTYSAQDSIYKVFDLKNYTMLYSISDKNVQEIKISPGIMLLIFTKASGYVPLKILSIEDGTVLKSFNHLLHRNKKVDFIEQFNEKLLVKQESENLQILDVRNSELTEVSRAEFMTPSAFIFLYENQLFLTFRNRTVAVWNFRGELVTSFEDHLLWHPDCNTNNIYITSDQDLIISYCKADSDDPLSEATAGSINISNILTGKCLAKIKATDSRPTDDCSCSTSCKEHGGRSCNAKKRIQASRIRSTVAEALEDITALFYDEEHNEIYTGNSLGLIHVWSN, translated from the exons ATGGATGGAAGGAGAATAACTGCTAGTCCTAGGCCATGTTGTGGAAGGAGGGTGGTGGCAAAGAAGAGGCCACGCGGTGGAATGGATGGGTTTGTGAACAGCGTTAAGAAGCTTCAAAGGAGAGAGATTGGTTCCAAGCGAGATCGTTCGTTCAGTATGAGCGATGCTCAAGAGCGTTTTCGGAATATACACTTACAG GAGGAATATGATACCCATGATCCAAAAGGTCATTGTGCCATGGTACTTCCATTTCTTAAGAAAAGGTCAAAGATAATTGAGATAGTTGCTGCCCGCGATATTGTTTTTGCCCTTGCACAATCTGGTGTCTGTGCAGCATTTAGCCGAG AATCAAACCGGAGGATATGCTTTCTGAATGTCAGTCCAGATGAAGTTATACGAAGCTTGTTTTACAATAAAAACAATGATTCATTAATCACTGTTTCGGTATATGCTTCAGATAATTTCAGTTCCTTGAAATGCAGAACAACAAGGATTGA ATACATAAGGAGGGGTAAGCCAGATGCTGGATTTGCTCTGTTTGAGTCTGAATCATTAAAATGGCCCGGTTTTGTGGAGTTTGATGATGTGAATGGGAAAGTTCTTACTTACTCTGCCCAGGATAG CATATATAAGGTATTTGACCTGAAGAATTATACAATGTTATACTCGATCTCAGACAAAAATGTTCAAGAGATAAAAATCAG TCCAGGAATCATGCTCCTAATATTTACCAAAGCTAGCGGCTATGTTCCTTTAAAGATTCTCTCTATCGAGGATGGTACTGTTCTCAAATCTTTCAACCATCTGCTTCACCGGAATAAGAAGGTAGATTTCATTGAACAGTTCAATGAAAAGCTTCTTGTCAAACAGGAGAGCGAAAATCTTCAGATTCTTGAT GTCCGCAATTCTGAGTTGACAGAAGTCAGCAGAGCCGAATTCATGACCCCATCAGCATTCATATTTCTGTATGAGAATCAGTTATTCTTGACGTTCAGAAATAGAACAGTAGCTGTTTGGAACTTCCGTGGGGAGCTGGTGACTTCATTTGAGGATCACCTATTATGGCACCCTGACTGCAATACAAACAACATTTATATTACTAGTGATCAGGACcttattatttcatattgcaaAGCTGATTCTGATGATCCCTTATCAGAAGCAACTG CGGGATCGATCAATATCAGCAACATTTTAACAGGCAAATGCCTTGCTAAGATAAAGGCAACCGACAGCCGTCCCACGGATGATTGCAGTTGCAGTACCAGTTGCAAGGAGCATGGTGGCAGAAGTTGCAACGCTAAGAAGCGTATCCAAGCTTCCAGAATTAGGAGCACAGTTGCAGAAGCCCTGGAAGATATCACTGCCCTTTTCTACGATGAAGAGCACAATGAGATCTATACTGGAAACAGTCTTGGGCTGATCCACGTGTGGTCTAACTGA
- the LOC107873358 gene encoding uncharacterized protein LOC107873358 isoform X1, with amino-acid sequence MDGRRITASPRPCCGRRVVAKKRPRGGMDGFVNSVKKLQRREIGSKRDRSFSMSDAQERFRNIHLQEEYDTHDPKGHCAMVLPFLKKRSKIIEIVAARDIVFALAQSGVCAAFSRESNRRICFLNVSPDEVIRSLFYNKNNDSLITVSVYASDNFSSLKCRTTRIEYIRRGKPDAGFALFESESLKWPGFVEFDDVNGKVLTYSAQDSIYKVFDLKNYTMLYSISDKNVQEIKISSPGIMLLIFTKASGYVPLKILSIEDGTVLKSFNHLLHRNKKVDFIEQFNEKLLVKQESENLQILDVRNSELTEVSRAEFMTPSAFIFLYENQLFLTFRNRTVAVWNFRGELVTSFEDHLLWHPDCNTNNIYITSDQDLIISYCKADSDDPLSEATAGSINISNILTGKCLAKIKATDSRPTDDCSCSTSCKEHGGRSCNAKKRIQASRIRSTVAEALEDITALFYDEEHNEIYTGNSLGLIHVWSN; translated from the exons ATGGATGGAAGGAGAATAACTGCTAGTCCTAGGCCATGTTGTGGAAGGAGGGTGGTGGCAAAGAAGAGGCCACGCGGTGGAATGGATGGGTTTGTGAACAGCGTTAAGAAGCTTCAAAGGAGAGAGATTGGTTCCAAGCGAGATCGTTCGTTCAGTATGAGCGATGCTCAAGAGCGTTTTCGGAATATACACTTACAG GAGGAATATGATACCCATGATCCAAAAGGTCATTGTGCCATGGTACTTCCATTTCTTAAGAAAAGGTCAAAGATAATTGAGATAGTTGCTGCCCGCGATATTGTTTTTGCCCTTGCACAATCTGGTGTCTGTGCAGCATTTAGCCGAG AATCAAACCGGAGGATATGCTTTCTGAATGTCAGTCCAGATGAAGTTATACGAAGCTTGTTTTACAATAAAAACAATGATTCATTAATCACTGTTTCGGTATATGCTTCAGATAATTTCAGTTCCTTGAAATGCAGAACAACAAGGATTGA ATACATAAGGAGGGGTAAGCCAGATGCTGGATTTGCTCTGTTTGAGTCTGAATCATTAAAATGGCCCGGTTTTGTGGAGTTTGATGATGTGAATGGGAAAGTTCTTACTTACTCTGCCCAGGATAG CATATATAAGGTATTTGACCTGAAGAATTATACAATGTTATACTCGATCTCAGACAAAAATGTTCAAGAGATAAAAATCAG CAGTCCAGGAATCATGCTCCTAATATTTACCAAAGCTAGCGGCTATGTTCCTTTAAAGATTCTCTCTATCGAGGATGGTACTGTTCTCAAATCTTTCAACCATCTGCTTCACCGGAATAAGAAGGTAGATTTCATTGAACAGTTCAATGAAAAGCTTCTTGTCAAACAGGAGAGCGAAAATCTTCAGATTCTTGAT GTCCGCAATTCTGAGTTGACAGAAGTCAGCAGAGCCGAATTCATGACCCCATCAGCATTCATATTTCTGTATGAGAATCAGTTATTCTTGACGTTCAGAAATAGAACAGTAGCTGTTTGGAACTTCCGTGGGGAGCTGGTGACTTCATTTGAGGATCACCTATTATGGCACCCTGACTGCAATACAAACAACATTTATATTACTAGTGATCAGGACcttattatttcatattgcaaAGCTGATTCTGATGATCCCTTATCAGAAGCAACTG CGGGATCGATCAATATCAGCAACATTTTAACAGGCAAATGCCTTGCTAAGATAAAGGCAACCGACAGCCGTCCCACGGATGATTGCAGTTGCAGTACCAGTTGCAAGGAGCATGGTGGCAGAAGTTGCAACGCTAAGAAGCGTATCCAAGCTTCCAGAATTAGGAGCACAGTTGCAGAAGCCCTGGAAGATATCACTGCCCTTTTCTACGATGAAGAGCACAATGAGATCTATACTGGAAACAGTCTTGGGCTGATCCACGTGTGGTCTAACTGA